The following are encoded together in the Lathyrus oleraceus cultivar Zhongwan6 chromosome 3, CAAS_Psat_ZW6_1.0, whole genome shotgun sequence genome:
- the LOC127129082 gene encoding uncharacterized protein LOC127129082, whose protein sequence is MGSGKSGFNTEIPEEQVAVEKTPEKILEETAPEEDVPTSDHDMQTVEEFDTTVGDASEDESPPHPGLHVAPQGDDIEMEVVVEDDPEDGAARDGDNQSKRTEVERISTRNTPPASDRAQGSGKSTGSTSFSREELENLKVQRPLEYLKAMLSTRFNFQDSSQSSSTTSGATSEAPSLGSLLTKIKTKILDVDLFKVLEENSLAQIGLKKILKQVNVLETSAEIGSFVMELMTLIDLATADLHRQRDLTAQISSKSETQTAEWDAVSTSTDKVSKLQKLSETYVEEVAACNDNIQKWKTQIAALQEKISQEEKRKASIQQPKQSEIDEELRVGIRHAEKAHQLSQEIETLSTHKSLCDHRLQLQRQKFATLKETFANFNF, encoded by the exons ATGGGGAGTGGGAAATCCGGTTTTAATACTGAAATTCCTGAg GAACAAGTGGCTGTCGAAAAAACGCCTGAGAAAATTTTGGAGGAAACAGCCCCAGAGGAAGATGTCCCCACAAGTGACCATGATATGCAAACCGTAGAAGAATTCGACACTACAGTGGGTGACGCCtctgaagatgaatctcctcctcatccaggattgCATGTTGCACCTCAGGGTGATGATATTGAAATGGAGGTTGTAGTCGAAGATGATCCTGAAGATGGAGCTGCCAGAGATGGGGACAACCAGTCGAAACGAACAGAGGTTGAGCGTATTTCGACGCGAAACACTCCACCTGCTTCTGACCGGGCCCAAGGGagtggcaaatcaactggttcgaccagtttctctcgcgaggagcttgaaaatctcaaagtgcaaagacctttggagtatctgaaagccatgcttagcacccgttttaattttcaggattcttcgcagagtagttcgaccacttctggggcaacttctgaagcaccatcacttggcaGCCTCCTGACCAAGATCaaaacgaaaatccttgatgtcgatTTGTTTAAAGTCTTGGAAGAGAATTCCCTTGCTCAAATTGGTCTTAAGAAAATCTTGAAGCAAgtgaatgttttggaaacttctGCTGAGATTGGAAGTTTCGTGATGGAGTTGATGACTCTCATTGACTTGGCCACTGCAGATCTCCATCGTCAAAGGGATCTTACCGCTCAAATCTCCTCCAAGtctgaaactcaaactgctgaatgggatgccgtttcgacttcgactgacaaagtttcaaaattgcaaaagctCTCTGAAACGTATGttgaagaagttgctgcttgcaatgacaatattcaaaaatggaaaacacagatagcagcacttcaagaaaagatctctcaagaggagaaacgtaaggcatccattcagcaacccaagcagagcgagattgacgaagaattgagggtgggtattcgacatgcagagaaagcccatcaacttagtcaggagattgagactctctctactcacaaaagtctttgtgatcatcgactccaacTCCAGAGGCAGAAGTTCGCCACTTTGAAGGAAACTTTTGCCAATTTTAATTTTTAG